The following proteins are encoded in a genomic region of Candidatus Cybelea sp.:
- a CDS encoding sigma-70 family RNA polymerase sigma factor, translating into MTACTRDEQVGALLPLVRRLARRLKRLVPAFDMDDLVGDGSLGLLRAVDSFDPLRGPQLEDYARRLIVGAMLNGIRRMDPVSERARRIVREGENQRYTLAAAIGEIPSAAQTERQCPGYRRAVAAVYRGQPLSLDAPLPVGESLSGDWSVDPAQIVERRLERSHLASLIAGLPKRQRDVVLLHYFKGTSLRCVGRRLAISPQRASQLHLSAIAKLKREAVAAAH; encoded by the coding sequence GTGACGGCTTGCACGCGTGACGAGCAAGTCGGCGCGCTGCTGCCGCTCGTTCGCCGCTTGGCGCGCCGCCTCAAACGGCTGGTTCCAGCCTTCGATATGGACGATCTCGTCGGCGACGGTTCGCTCGGACTGTTGCGCGCGGTCGATTCCTTCGACCCGCTCCGCGGCCCGCAGCTCGAAGACTACGCCCGGCGCTTGATCGTCGGCGCGATGCTCAACGGCATTCGCCGAATGGATCCGGTCTCGGAACGGGCGCGCCGCATCGTGCGTGAGGGTGAGAATCAACGCTACACGCTCGCGGCCGCGATCGGTGAGATTCCCAGCGCTGCCCAGACCGAACGGCAGTGTCCTGGATATCGCCGCGCGGTCGCGGCGGTTTACCGCGGACAGCCGCTTTCGCTCGACGCTCCGCTACCGGTTGGGGAGTCGTTGAGCGGCGATTGGAGCGTCGATCCGGCACAGATCGTCGAGCGCCGCCTCGAGCGCTCGCACCTCGCGTCGCTGATCGCGGGGCTGCCGAAGCGGCAGCGCGACGTCGTGCTGCTGCACTACTTTAAGGGTACGTCGCTGCGCTGCGTCGGCCGGCGCTTGGCGATCTCACCTCAGCGAGCCTCGCAACTCCATTTGAGCGCGATTGCGAAGCTAAAGCGAGAGGCCGTTGCTGCGGCGCATTGA
- a CDS encoding flagellar hook basal-body protein, which translates to MDRALFAAASGMAAQQRNLDTIADNLANAGVIGFKGSVASFAELVVPGGGGQGTVALGSHVLFGQGKLARTAGPFDLAIDGPGFFEVVDAHGRRAYTRDGQFSRAADGTLRSALDYRLAGVRIPAGALSASVDENGTVRAVFPAGSRAIGRIALAQFPSPDHLRAIDGAVFAATPAAGRVETAGAGSPDGPKIRFGMLEESNVTVVDAMMQILTAQRAYEANAKGVQAADEMLRIANNLQSG; encoded by the coding sequence ATGGATCGGGCTCTCTTCGCAGCGGCGAGCGGCATGGCGGCGCAGCAGCGGAATCTCGATACGATCGCCGACAACCTCGCCAATGCCGGGGTCATCGGCTTCAAGGGATCGGTCGCGAGCTTTGCAGAGCTCGTCGTGCCCGGCGGCGGAGGGCAAGGCACGGTCGCGCTTGGATCGCACGTGCTTTTTGGGCAAGGCAAACTCGCGCGCACGGCCGGTCCATTCGATCTCGCCATCGATGGCCCGGGCTTCTTCGAGGTCGTCGATGCACATGGGCGGCGAGCCTATACGCGCGACGGTCAGTTCTCGCGCGCGGCCGACGGCACGCTGCGCAGTGCGCTCGATTACCGGTTGGCCGGCGTTCGAATTCCTGCCGGCGCGCTCTCCGCGAGCGTCGACGAGAACGGTACCGTACGCGCGGTCTTTCCCGCGGGCTCGCGCGCGATCGGGCGTATTGCGCTCGCACAGTTTCCGTCTCCCGATCATCTGCGCGCGATCGACGGGGCGGTCTTCGCGGCGACGCCCGCAGCCGGCAGGGTCGAAACGGCCGGTGCGGGCTCACCCGATGGGCCGAAAATTCGCTTTGGCATGCTCGAAGAGTCGAACGTTACGGTCGTCGATGCGATGATGCAGATTTTGACGGCACAGCGTGCGTACGAGGCAAATGCCAAAGGCGTACAGGCCGCTGATGAGATGTTGCGCATCGCCAACAACCTGCAGAGTGGATAG
- a CDS encoding flagellar basal body rod C-terminal domain-containing protein, whose product MDGIGWAASAMVAARTRLEIATENLANVSTDAFRRVEARSFLTARGVTIERTSRGGGVLHHTGRDLDFAIVGNGSFKVRDAGGRTSETRAGAFVRESDGTLRDLRGRVVLGLHGSLRVPAGASIDAREFALPPGSRVQNGFLEGPAVDAISEMVDVLAAERSFESAQKAVAAIDAMRGKAAEAARVK is encoded by the coding sequence ATGGACGGAATCGGTTGGGCGGCCAGTGCCATGGTCGCGGCGCGAACGCGGCTCGAAATTGCCACGGAAAACCTCGCTAACGTCTCGACCGACGCTTTTCGCCGCGTCGAGGCTCGGAGCTTTCTCACCGCACGCGGGGTGACGATCGAACGTACGTCGCGCGGCGGCGGGGTTTTGCATCACACCGGGCGCGATCTCGATTTCGCGATCGTGGGGAACGGCTCGTTCAAAGTCCGCGACGCCGGCGGACGCACGAGCGAGACGCGGGCGGGCGCATTCGTCCGCGAATCCGACGGAACGTTGCGCGACCTCCGGGGACGCGTGGTGCTGGGGCTCCACGGTTCACTGCGCGTTCCCGCGGGAGCGAGTATCGACGCGCGCGAGTTTGCCCTGCCGCCGGGCAGCCGCGTCCAAAACGGATTCCTCGAAGGGCCAGCGGTCGACGCGATCTCCGAGATGGTCGACGTGCTGGCGGCGGAGCGTTCGTTCGAGAGCGCGCAAAAAGCCGTCGCGGCAATCGACGCGATGCGCGGCAAAGCCGCCGAAGCGGCGCGCGTGAAGTAG
- the leuB gene encoding 3-isopropylmalate dehydrogenase, protein MLRPNRRPNTTIPSASPSISTVALLAGDGIGPEVVAAAARVLKGVCPSVEFAEAPVGGAALALGLPALPPQTRELCERSAAILFGSVGLPQYEGKPLVERPEYALFLLRRDFELYANLRPVRVFAGLEDASSLRPELVRGLDLMVVRELTGGIYYGRPKEQRTVDGVDEAVDTMIYRAPEVERIARVAFDVARSRRKHVTSVDKQNILETSRLWRRVVQAVAAQYPDVRLEHLLVDNAAMQLVRWPGDFDVIVTENMFGDILSDEAAILTGSIGTLPSASLGTRGSPGRQFGLYEPIGGTAPDIAGKGIANPTAAILSAAMLLRHSLGDERGAAQIERAVDRVYADGLRTAELSASSDESLGTGAFADAVIARL, encoded by the coding sequence GTGCTCCGCCCGAACCGGCGCCCAAACACGACGATACCAAGCGCATCACCGTCTATTAGCACCGTCGCTCTCCTGGCCGGCGACGGGATCGGCCCCGAAGTCGTCGCCGCGGCGGCTCGAGTACTCAAAGGGGTCTGCCCCTCCGTCGAGTTCGCCGAAGCGCCCGTCGGCGGCGCGGCACTCGCGCTCGGCCTGCCGGCGCTCCCGCCGCAGACGCGCGAGCTCTGCGAGCGCAGCGCAGCGATCCTCTTCGGCAGCGTCGGCCTGCCGCAATACGAAGGCAAGCCGCTTGTCGAGCGTCCCGAGTACGCGCTCTTTCTGCTGCGCCGGGACTTCGAACTGTATGCGAACCTTCGTCCGGTGCGCGTCTTCGCGGGCCTCGAGGATGCCTCGTCGCTGCGCCCCGAGCTCGTCCGCGGCCTCGATCTGATGGTCGTCCGCGAGCTTACCGGCGGCATCTACTATGGCCGGCCGAAGGAACAACGCACCGTCGACGGCGTCGACGAGGCCGTCGACACGATGATCTACCGCGCGCCGGAGGTCGAGCGAATTGCGCGTGTCGCGTTCGACGTTGCCCGCTCCCGGCGCAAACACGTCACGTCCGTCGACAAGCAGAACATCTTGGAAACGTCGCGTCTCTGGCGGCGGGTCGTGCAGGCGGTGGCTGCGCAGTATCCGGACGTCCGGCTCGAACACCTACTCGTCGACAACGCGGCGATGCAGCTGGTGCGCTGGCCGGGCGATTTCGACGTTATCGTCACCGAGAATATGTTCGGCGACATCCTCTCGGACGAAGCGGCCATCCTTACGGGCTCGATCGGAACGCTGCCGAGCGCGAGCCTCGGAACGCGCGGTTCGCCGGGGCGGCAGTTTGGGCTGTACGAGCCGATCGGCGGCACGGCGCCCGATATCGCCGGAAAAGGCATCGCCAATCCCACCGCTGCGATTCTTTCCGCGGCGATGCTGCTGCGCCACAGCCTCGGCGACGAGCGCGGTGCGGCGCAGATCGAGCGCGCCGTCGATCGCGTCTACGCCGACGGGCTGCGCACTGCGGAACTATCCGCATCTTCGGACGAATCGCTGGGCACCGGCGCGTTCGCCGACGCGGTCATCGCGCGGCTCTAG
- a CDS encoding DivIVA domain-containing protein has protein sequence MQKITPVDIQHKSFKKALQGYDRADVDAFLDEVIETFEDEAQQRAALGAEIADLKERVSHFKAMEESLQNTLVLAQRTADEVKASAHKEADLIKEQARLTTQREITGYSDAIAEVRREQQRAVEATEKAKSELRSLLMTHLALLERAESLASNGEAQSAPNTQSAPPEPAPKHDDTKRITVY, from the coding sequence ATGCAAAAAATCACACCGGTAGACATACAGCACAAGTCGTTCAAGAAGGCGCTGCAGGGCTACGACCGCGCCGACGTCGACGCGTTTTTGGACGAGGTCATCGAGACGTTCGAAGACGAGGCGCAGCAGCGAGCCGCGCTCGGGGCGGAGATCGCCGACCTCAAGGAACGGGTGAGCCACTTCAAGGCGATGGAAGAATCGCTTCAGAATACCCTCGTGCTCGCACAGCGCACGGCCGACGAAGTCAAAGCGTCGGCGCACAAGGAAGCCGACCTCATCAAGGAGCAGGCCAGGCTCACAACGCAACGCGAGATCACCGGCTACAGCGACGCGATCGCCGAAGTACGGCGTGAACAGCAGCGCGCGGTCGAAGCGACCGAAAAGGCGAAGAGCGAGCTGCGCAGCCTGTTGATGACCCATCTCGCGCTGCTCGAACGGGCGGAATCGTTGGCGAGCAACGGCGAGGCGCAGAGCGCACCGAACACGCAGAGTGCTCCGCCCGAACCGGCGCCCAAACACGACGATACCAAGCGCATCACCGTCTATTAG
- the sepF gene encoding cell division protein SepF, with amino-acid sequence MSVFSKIGSFFSIRDDEEEFYEEEVPSGRVVPLSNAGRRGGTQVSVFSPRSYQDVVEIADALRSRQVVIVNLQNADRTLLQRVVDFTSGVAYTIDGKIQKLAESIYLVVPAGVVVNAAGLRDSMMADGTFDFMTSRT; translated from the coding sequence GTGAGCGTTTTTAGTAAGATCGGCTCGTTCTTCTCGATTCGCGATGACGAAGAAGAGTTTTATGAAGAGGAAGTTCCCAGCGGACGCGTCGTTCCGTTATCGAATGCCGGCCGGCGCGGCGGCACGCAGGTGAGCGTCTTCTCCCCCCGCAGCTACCAGGATGTCGTCGAAATCGCCGACGCGCTGCGCAGCCGTCAGGTGGTCATCGTGAACCTGCAGAACGCGGATCGGACGCTCTTGCAGCGCGTCGTCGATTTTACTTCGGGCGTCGCCTACACGATCGACGGCAAGATTCAGAAGCTCGCCGAGTCGATCTACTTGGTCGTTCCGGCGGGCGTCGTGGTAAACGCTGCGGGTCTGCGCGATTCGATGATGGCCGACGGTACCTTCGATTTCATGACGAGTAGAACGTAG
- a CDS encoding YggS family pyridoxal phosphate-dependent enzyme, whose amino-acid sequence MSRDVLERYRALRRDIDEELQRCRREPASVTLVGIAKRQSVASIATAIEAGLTDIGESYLQEARRQFVALPPVRKHFVGHLQTNKARGIAETFDLVQSVDRGEAGIALSKAALECGKSLPVLLQLNVSPIERFGCPPDQAEQLAEMLRRQAGLRLEGVMAIGPLTTDRDAISSAFELAAKTLERIGGTTLSIGMSGDWREALRAGSTMLRIGEALFGPRSDGRYP is encoded by the coding sequence ATGAGCCGAGACGTTCTCGAACGCTACCGTGCGTTGCGCCGCGATATCGACGAGGAACTACAGCGGTGCCGGCGCGAGCCGGCCAGCGTGACGCTCGTCGGGATTGCTAAGCGTCAGAGCGTTGCGTCAATCGCAACGGCCATCGAGGCCGGCTTGACCGATATTGGCGAGAGCTATCTGCAGGAGGCGCGACGCCAGTTCGTCGCGCTCCCGCCGGTGCGCAAGCACTTTGTCGGCCATCTGCAGACCAATAAGGCCCGTGGGATTGCCGAAACCTTCGATCTCGTGCAGAGCGTCGACCGCGGCGAGGCCGGCATCGCGCTCTCGAAGGCCGCCCTCGAGTGCGGCAAGAGCCTTCCTGTCTTGCTTCAGCTCAACGTCTCGCCGATCGAGCGTTTCGGATGCCCGCCGGACCAGGCCGAGCAACTCGCCGAAATGCTCCGTCGGCAGGCGGGCTTGCGTCTCGAGGGCGTCATGGCCATCGGCCCGCTGACGACGGACCGGGACGCGATCTCATCCGCTTTTGAGCTGGCAGCCAAGACCTTGGAGCGTATAGGTGGAACTACGCTCTCAATCGGCATGTCGGGAGATTGGCGCGAGGCTCTGCGAGCGGGTTCGACGATGTTGCGCATCGGTGAGGCGCTCTTTGGCCCGCGCAGTGATGGGAGGTACCCGTGA
- the lgt gene encoding prolipoprotein diacylglyceryl transferase encodes MQHWFTYPNIDPIAIHLGPRFGIHWYGIAYLVGFVCVYLWMSRPAGLLRLGLTKQDIQDFLFYALVGVIVGGRTFFVINDIISKHDASTYVANPINFIAIWNGGMAFHGGLVGVLIAIWLFVRRHPGLKYTVVGDEVVMMLPVGITLVRLVNFINDELWGDVCQPDHPWCMVFPAAPLVNGMPAFRHPSQIYEAILDILALPILLLLYRLKPKDGVVAWTWFTLYGITRTIAEMWRQTDFSALGLTGGQLYALPMIAVGIIGIVFCATRPGPRTEARVASRPARG; translated from the coding sequence ATGCAGCACTGGTTCACCTATCCGAACATTGACCCCATCGCGATCCACCTGGGTCCTCGCTTCGGTATCCACTGGTACGGAATCGCCTACTTGGTGGGGTTTGTCTGCGTCTACCTGTGGATGAGCCGTCCGGCCGGGCTGCTGCGTCTCGGGCTCACGAAACAAGACATTCAGGATTTTCTCTTCTACGCGCTGGTCGGCGTGATCGTGGGCGGCAGAACCTTCTTCGTGATCAACGACATCATCAGCAAGCACGACGCCTCGACGTACGTCGCCAATCCGATCAACTTCATCGCGATCTGGAACGGCGGGATGGCCTTCCACGGCGGTCTGGTCGGCGTGCTCATCGCGATCTGGCTCTTCGTGCGCCGTCATCCGGGTCTCAAGTACACCGTCGTGGGCGACGAGGTCGTCATGATGCTGCCCGTCGGCATTACGCTCGTGCGCCTCGTGAACTTCATCAACGACGAACTGTGGGGCGACGTTTGCCAGCCGGACCATCCGTGGTGCATGGTCTTTCCTGCGGCGCCGCTGGTCAACGGCATGCCGGCCTTTCGTCACCCATCGCAGATTTACGAGGCGATCCTCGACATCTTGGCGCTGCCGATCCTGCTCCTGCTCTATCGGCTCAAGCCGAAGGACGGCGTGGTCGCCTGGACCTGGTTTACGCTTTATGGGATCACGCGGACGATTGCGGAGATGTGGCGCCAGACCGACTTCAGCGCACTCGGCCTGACGGGCGGCCAGCTCTACGCGCTGCCGATGATCGCCGTCGGCATCATCGGCATCGTCTTTTGCGCAACGCGTCCCGGTCCCAGAACCGAGGCGCGCGTCGCGTCGCGTCCGGCCCGTGGATGA